TGCGGCCCGGTAACGCGGCCACCCGGCGGACCGTACCTTTCCCGCTCCACCGCGCTCGCCAGCTCGTGCCAGGCTTCAGCGACATCCGACGGCAGCCCGTACGACTCGATCACCCGTTCGGCGGTGCGGCGGGGAGTCTCCCCCGGCGGGGGTGACACGTTCCCCCGGTCGATCGCCTCGTCGAGCAGTTCCCGCCAGGCGTGGCCCGCGGTCCCGATCCCACCCGAGGCGGCCAGGCTCCACCGTCTCCGGCGGCGCAGGGCCCGCAGGGCGGCGGGAGCGGTGAACCCCACCCCCAGCAGCAGTGCCGCACCGCCCGACAGCAGCGCGCCGACCGGTACACCGGTGTCGTCGGAGTCCTCCGAAGCGGCCTGGGAGGTGTGCTGCCCCTCCTCGCCGCTGTCGAAGGGGGAGGGGGCGCTCGTCGGTTCGCTCGTGGGGGCCGGGGAGCGCCCGTCCTCCCGCTGCTGGCTGGAGTCGAGGTAGGGAGGTACGGAACCCCGTCCCTCCCCCAGCGGGGTGGGGTCGAAGGTTATCCAGCCGTGACCGGGGAAGTGGGCCTCCACCCACGCGTGCGCGTCCTCGGTGGTGATCACGCGCTCGCCCCCCTCGTCGCGTCCCGAGGTGAAACCGACGGCGACCCGGGAGGGGATGCCCACCTCACGCAGCAGCACCGCCATGGCGGAGGCGAACTGCTCGCAGTAACCGCGCTTTCCCCGGAACAGGAAGTCCGCGAGGGCGTCGTGCGAGGAGGCGGGGGCGGTGCTCAGGTCGTAGGTGAAACCGTTGGCGGGGTCGGTGAAGTAGTCGTTCAGCGCGACAGCCCTGTCGAACCGGTTCCGCGCGTTCGCGGTTATCCGGCGTGCCAGTTCGCGCACCCGTTCTCCGGCCCCGCTGGTTTCGAGGTAGACCTGATCGACCGGGGAGTCTCCGGAGGAGGCGCGCAGCTCCTCCTCGCTCGGGTCCGGAAAAGTGGCCAGCTCGGTGTAGCTGTCGGTGTCGTCGGTCCTGCGGGTGAAGATCATTCCGGAGGCGGGGTCGTAGCGCCAGGCATCCCCGATTCCCAGCACCCGGCGCGGTACTCCGAACACCGGCAACCAGGCGTCGCGGTAACCGACCGGTTCGATCTCGACGCGACGGGTGGGCGAGGAGGACCGCTGTTTCGTTCCCGGTGGCAGTGGCAGGCGCTCCCGCGCCGGAACCCCTTCGGGCAGGCTGCCCAGCCGCCAACCGCGTTCGGGGTCGAACCGGCTCAGCGTCATCGCGCGCAGGTAGGTCTCCCGCGGCAACCCTTTGATCCGGAACAGTTCCACGGGTTCGTCCCGATCGAGTTGCCCGCGCAGTGAGGTGAACGGCCGTAAACCGATCTCACCGGTGTCCGGTGCCGCCTGGTCCGGATCGGATCCCGGGATCCTGCCCTGGGTTCCGACGCCGGTGAAGACCGTTCCCGTCAGCAGCGCCACCACACAGGCCACGGAGGTGACGGCGACGGTTTCGGAGACCCGCCTCACCGACGCCGTCCGGCTGCCCGCCGTGGGGCGGCCCCTACTCCCGGCCGAGAGTATGGCGGCGAATCCCACGGCACTTCCCAGGAAGGCCCACCACGGCAGCATCCGGTCCGCCAGGGAGGCGGGGACCGCGAACACGCACAGCAGTACCAGTCCGGCCACCGCCGGTGCGCGGCCGGTGACGGCGATGCGATCCACCAGGAGCGTGACCACACCGATGCCCAGGCAGATCAGACACGTGATGGCGGTTCCCGAGGGTACCGGCGGTATTCCGGTACGAACCACTTCGACCGCTTCCCCGAGCAGGCGTGCGAGCTCCCCGAACGTGGCGGGCGTGGGGATCACTCCGAGAGGTCCGCTCCCGCCGAACAGCGCCGTGAGCATGACCACGAGCGCGACGAGCTGCAGCGGAACGCCCCACCAGGAATCACGCTTCATGCGGAGCGCGATTCCCGTGCAGGAGACGACCACCGCCGTCATGACGGCGGGTGGGAACCAGCGCCAGTCGGCGAGTACGGCCGAGAAGGCGGTCGAGGTCAGCAGCACGGCCGTCAGCGCCAGCAGGCCGGTGAGGTGGCGGTTCGTTCCGGTCCGGTTCATCGTTCGGCCCGGAGGACGTCCGGTCTCGTACTCTGTTCGCAAAGACTCTCCCATACCCGCGGTACCGGAGTAGCCGGTCCGTCGACCGTGACTACGGTCCACCCCGTATCGCGCAGGCGCCGCGCCACGGCCGCCTGTTCGCCACCGTGCCCGTCGGTGTTCCACCTCTCCGCGTTCAGCAGCAGCGCCAGACTGCGCGCTCCGGCGGGACGCAGCGAGGCCAGCTCGTTGGCTCCCGCCAGGGTGGTGCGTCCCAGCACCGCGACGAGGTGCTGGCCCTCCGCCGGATCCGCACCGTCGGTGAGCTCCCGCCGAGCCGAGGGCTGCAACGCCGCGAGCGCCTCCAGCAGGAGGTTCTCCGCCACTTCACCGGAGAGGTGCAGGTGGGCCCGGCCGTCCTCGGGCACGGGTGTCCCACCCGCGCCGACCAGACGTGGCCGACGGCCGTTCCGGTGCAGGTGCGAGCATATGCTGGCCGCCGCGGAGACCGCCCACTCCAGACTGGAGTGCTTGCCCGTGCCACGATGCGCCGTCGCCCGCTGGTCGAGCAGGACGGTGGTGCCGCCCCGCTCCGGGCGTTCCTCGGTTCGGACCATCAACTCGTCGCGGCGGGCGGTGGTCTTCCAGTGCACTCTTCTGATGTCGTCGCCCTGACGGTACTCCCTGACGGTGCTGTCGTCGGCCCCCTCGCCCGCTCTCGCGCTTCCGGAGCCGGTCTCACCGGTACCGGGGCCGAATCCGTTCGGCAGACCGCTCAGCTCGAACACCCGGGGCAGGACCGTGAACCGGGTCGTGGGGAGCAGTTCCCGGTCGAAGGACGAGAGCCCGAAGGGGTCCGCGGCGCGGCAGCGAAGCGGTCCGATGTGGTGTATCCCTCTGAGTTCGGGGCGGACCTGGTACTCCACCAGGGCCTCCCTCCGGCGTGTCGGACTGTGGAGCGCACGACTGGCGTCTCCCCCCAGGGTGGCCGGGACGCCGTCCGTCAGCCGCACCTCGCCGAGCGGTGTTCCGGAGCGGGAGGTCAACCGCAGTCGTACGGTGGCCGCCGTGCCGACCTCGGCCCGCCGCGGCTCCAGCTCCCGGTGGGCGGTGAGGCCGGTTCCGCCGCGCGCCGAGACGGCGGAGGCGAACAACGGCAGCGCAGCGAGGAAAACCGCCACGCGTAGCAGGTCCCGTTCGTCGAGCACGACCGCGCAGACCGCCGACGCCACGGCGGCCGCCAGCAGACAGCGGCCGCGGATGGTCAGACCGGAGAACACGGTCACCGCCGAGGTTGGTCGGTACGGTTCGGCACCGGAACTCGTTGCAGCAGCCGCTCGACGAGATCGGCCCCGCTCCGTCTCGCTGCCCTGGCCTCGCCGCTGAGCACCAGCCGGTGGGCGAGGACCGGCACGGCCACCGCTTGTACGTCGTCGGGGACGACGAACTCCCGTCCCGCCATGGCGGCCTGAGCCCTCGCCGCTCGGACCAGCTGCAGGGTGGCGCGCGGTGACGCCCCCAGCCGCAGCTCGGACAGGTCACGTGTTCCGGCCACCAGGTCGATCGCGTAGCGACGCACCTCGGGGGCGATGTGGATCCGCCGCACCGCGGTCAGCAGTTCGGCCACCTCGGCCGCGTCGGTGACCGGTTCCAGCTCCTCCAGTGGATCCGTCCCGGCGTGTTCGTCGACCATGGCCAACTCCGCCGTCGGATCGGGGTAACCGATGGAGATCTTGCAGGTGAACCTGTCCCGCTGCGCCTCGGGCAGGGCGTAGGTCCCCTCCAGCTCCACCGGGTTCTGGGTGGCGATGACCATGAAGGGGACCTCCAGGCCGTAGCTGTGCCCGTCGACGGTGACCTGGTTCTCCTCCATGCACTCCAGCAGCGCCGACTGGGTCTTCGGCGATGCCCGGTTGATCTCGTCGCCGACCACGATGTTGGCGAACACCGGTCCTTCCCGGAACTCGAACGTCTCGGAGCCGCGGTTGTAGATCGACACCCCCGTCACGTCGCTCGGCAGCAGGTCGGGAGTGAACTGGATCCGGCTGGCGGTGCAGTCGACCGAGCGGGCGAGCGCCTTGGCCAACGAGGTCTTGCCGACCCCGGGAACGTCCTCGACGAGCAGGTGGCCTCGCGCCAACAGGGTCACCATGGCCAGCCGTACCACCTCGGGCTTGCCGACCAGGACGTTTTCCACGTTGGTGCTGATGCGTCGCAGGGTGTCGTGCATCCACTGGATCGGGATGTCGTCCAACGCGGTCGTCGTGCTCCCGTCCACCGCCCCGTCGCCGACCGTGGTGGACGCGGCGCTGTTCGCGGAGTTGGTCTCGGGCGTCACGCAACCTCCAGATACCGTCCCGCCCGGACGTCACAGCCGGACGTGCTGCCGCGGGTGAGCCATGTCATCCCGGCGGGATCTCCGTGGGGCTCCAGCCAGACCGTCACCCGATTCGCGGGAAGTCTCTCAAACTCGGCGTGAGTGGCGAGTGTGCGTGCGCCTCCTCGGCGGCGTTCTTTCGGCCCGTCGAGGTCCCTCGTCGTGGCGATATCCGCCACCGAGATGGGTGATCCCGGGGCGAGCTCCGCGCGGAGTCCGGGCCGTGTTCGCCCCGCTCCGGCGCGGGGAGCTCCCGTCGAACGGGTTTCGGGAAGGGGGCCACGCGGTCCCGGCGTTTCAGGTTGACGCCGGAAGGAGGTGGGGTAATGTGACCCCGAGTGGGGAGTTCGGTGTCGCCGTGTCGGCGGAATCGAACACGCGGGGCGACGGGGCCGTGCCGGATTCGCGCGGGTGGCCTCGCGGGGCGATCTCGCCAGGGGTGGTTTTCCGGGGACTGACCGTATCGCCCCGGTCCTCGTCGGCAGGGGGTGGTTTTCCCTATGGGGCTCACCGGACGCGGTCGCGAACCCGGGGACGAAGGGCACCGGCGCCCGTCCGACTCGGACAGTCCTCGCGGTGCGACTCGGAGTCTCCTCGAGCGGCGGACGGGCCCGTGCCCCGACGCGGCGCGGAGCACCTCGGGCAGGGGCGCGCCGAGCTCTCCGGCGTCTCGCGAGATCTCCGACCCAGCCGGCCGCCCGGACTCCGGTGCGTTGAGCGCGGGACCGCGAGAGGGGCTTCGCGTGCGGGCTGACACCGCTCGGTGCGCCGTCTCGCGGGGTTTCTCGCCGCGCACCTCCTCCGCCGCGTCCCCGCGTGGGAGAGCTCGCCGCGCTCGAACCGGTCGCGCCGTCCGGCTGGTTGAGGGCGCTCGGAACCGCCGTTGACCACGGCACGACTCGATTCGAACAGGAAGGGAAGGCCAGCGTGCCAGAGAACCCGGACCCCGCCGCCGAACCCGAGTGGGACTTGGCCGAGGGGGCGTCCGATCCGGAAAGGGCACGGCAGCGGCATCTCCCGGTCCTGTTGGAGCGGACCGTGGAGTTGTTCGAGCCCGCGCTGCGCGATCGGCGCGCCACGGTCCTCGACGCCACCCTCGGCATGGGCGGGCACGCCGAGGCGCTGTTGCGTGCTTTCCCCGAAGTCACCGTCATCGGGGTGGACCGGGATCCGGAGGCGCTCCGGTTGGCTCGGCGGCGCCTGGCGGACTTCGGGGGACGCGTGCGGTTGGTGCACGGTGTGGACGATCAGCTCGACGAGATCCTCGAGGAACAGGGCGTGACCGGGATCGACGGCGTGTTGTTCGATCTCGGTGTGTCCTCGTTGCAGCTCGACGAGTCCGAACGGGGGTTCTCCTACGCCAGGGACGCGCCGCTGGACATGCGCATGGACAGCACCGAGGGGCAGACCGCCGCTGATGTGCTCAACACCTACTCGCGAGCCGAGCTGATCCGCATTCTCCGCGAGTACGGCGAGGAGAAGTTCGCGGCCAGAATCGCCTCGGAGGTCGTACGAGCGCGTGACCGGGAACCGTTCGTGACCAGCGAGCGGCTGGTGCGGCTGATCTACGACAGCGTTCCCGCCGCGAGCAGAAGGACCGGCGGCCACCCCGCCAAGCGGACGTTCCAGGCACTGCGCATCGAGGTCAACGGGGAGCTCGAAGTGCTGAGTCGGGCCCTTCCCCAGGCGATCGACGCACTGAGCCCCGGTGGCCGTGTCGTGGTGCTGTCCTACCACTCGTTGGAGGACCGGACGGTCAAGCGCACGCTCTCCGAGCGGTCGAAGTCGCGGACCCCGGTCGATCTGCCGGTCGAGCTGCCGGGACACGGGCCACAGCTGCGGCTGCTCACTCGTGGTGCCGAGTTCGCCGACGAGTCGGAGGCGGCGGCCAACCCGAGGGCGAGTTCGGTGCGACTGCGCGCGGCCGAACGGATCGAGGAGAGGCGATGACGGCATCCGCACCGGGTAGTGACCAGTCCGAGAACAGCGGCAGGAAGCGGCAGCGCGCCGACAGGCGCCCCCAGTCCAGGGCGAACATCCGCACGAACCGCCGGGTGCGCTCCTCCTCCGGGGAGCGCGCCTACGAGCGCAAGCACGAGCGCGGTCGTCGTTCCTCGGAGGCGGCCCCCTCGTCCGGCGAGGCGAAACGGCCGAAGGGACGCGGCGTCGACAGGGGATCGCGGGAACCCTCCGCCCGTGAGGTCCTGCTCGGTTCAGGGGCGCTGCGTTCCGGCAGGGAGGCCTTCCGGGCGCTGACGAACACGATCGCCACCTCCCGGGTGCCCTTCGTGGGCACGGTGGTGGTCGTGCTCGTGACGGGGATAGTGGCCACGCTGTGGCTTTCCATCGCCGCGGTGGGCAACTCCTACCGCATGCAGGAGTCCAAGCAGCGGGTCCAGACGCTGTCCGAGCGCAAGGAGGACCTGCTGCGGTCGGTCAGCAGGATGAGCTCGATCTCCGAGATAAGACGCCGGGCCGTGGAAATGGACATGGTTCCGGTCTCCGAGGTGGCTCGCCTGGTGAAGCGGCCGGACGGCTCGGTTCGGGTGGTCGGTGAGCCGCAACCGGCGGAGGCGCCTCCCGACGAGCGCGGGACCGCGGTTCCGGAGGGCGAGGACGGCCGGGAGGGGCAGGAGCGGCGGTCGAACCAGCGCGCGCCGGAGCGGGGGAGCGACTCCTCGGCTGATCCGGACCAACCCGCCTCGAACGAACCCTCGGTGGGGTGACTGAACATGGCTTCTCGTGACAGGCAACGCGGTAGCTCCCGCCCTCGTGGCAACCAGCCGCGTCGGGCGAAGAAACGTGAGACCACCACCTCCCGGGGTGCTGCCGGACTCGCTCGCGGCTCGGCGGGTGGGGGCGCCCGGAAGCGCGGTCCGCGGCGCGCTCGACCGGGATTGGCCTCCAGCAGGCGGCGGTTCGGCCTCGGCAGGATGGTGCTGGTGCTCGCGCTGGTGGCGGCCGGGGTCAAGCTGGTCGTGGTGCAGGGGTTCGAGGCCAGCGCACTGTCCGAACAGGCCGACAGCCAGCTGTTGACCAAGACGAGGATTCCCGCCCAGCGGGGCTCCGTCCTGGACCGCAACGGCAGGGTGCTGGCGTTCAGCAGCGAATCCCGCCAGCTCTTCGCCAATCCCGTGCTGTTCGACGAGCAGCAGCGCGACGCAAGGAAGGACAATCCCGATCTGCCGACCGCCGCGGTGAAGAAGCGCCGGATCGCGGCCTACATCGACAAGGTGACCGACGGGAAGGTCAGCGAGCGGGAAACTCTGGAGGCGCTGTTCTCCGACGAGCAGTTCCTGTACTTCGGTCCGTTGATCGAGCCCGCCACGGCCCGCCAGATCCACGACAGGTACAACCGGATCGGCTCCGAGTACCGGGCCGTGCGCCAGTACCCCTCCGGCGACGTGGGGGCCGGGATCGTCGGTTCGGCTTCCTGGCGCAAGGGCGAGAACAAGATCCTGGGAAACGTCGGCCTGGAGAGCTCGCTGAACGACACGCTCTCCGGTGAGGACGGCCTCAGGTTCTCCCACACCGCGCGTGGCAGCACCGCGCTGGTCATTCCCGGCACCAAACGCACTATTCGGCCCGCGCGGTCGGGCTCGGACGTGCGGCTGACCATCGATTCGGACCTGCAGTTCGTGCTCGACCGGAAACTGGACTCCTACGTCGAGGAGATCGGTGCCGAGGGTGGCAGTGCCGTGGTGCTGGACGCCCGGACCGGCAAGGTTCGCGCGCTGGCCAACTCCGATCCCTCGGCCGACCCCTCGGGTGGGAATCGGGCTTCCCGCCACCTGAGCAACCCCGCCATCACCACCCCGTACGAGCCCGGCTCGGTGAACAAGGTCATCACGGCCGCCGGGCCATCGAGCACGGGATCATGGAGCCCGACACCGTGCTGCGCGTGCCGTCCAGCATCGAGATGGGCGGGGCGGTGGTCAGTGACGCCTGGGAGCACGGCACCGTTCCGCTCACGTTCACGGGGGTGCTCGCCAAATCGTCCAACGTGGGAACCCTGATGACGGCGAAGCGGCTGGGCAAGGAGCGTTTCGCCGAGCTGGTGGACAAGTTCGGGCTGGGCAGCAGGACCGGCATCGCCCTCCCGGGGAGAGTTCCGGAGTGGTGCCCCCCGCCAAGCAGTGGTCGGACACCAGGTTCGCCAACCTGCCCATCGGTCAGGGACTGTCCATGACGGTGCTGCAGATGGCCGGGATGTACCAGGCCATCGCCAACGACGGAGTGCGGATCCCGCCCCGGGTGGTCGAGTCCACCACCGGTCCGGACGGCGAGGTGCGCGAGGCTCCCCGCCCGGAGGGGGTACGCGTGGTCAGTGAGAGCACGGCGGACACGGTCAAGAACATGCTGCGCGCCGTCGTGCAGGACGAGGAGGGGCAGCGCGGCACCGCTCCGCAGGCCGCGTTGGCCGGCTACCAGGTCTCGGGCAAGACCGGTACCGCACAGCAGCCCGACCCCTCCTGCGGTTGTTACAGCAACTCCCAGCACTGGGCGACCTTCGCGGGGATGGTTCCGGCCGACAGTCCGCGGTACGTGATCGGGATCATGGTCGACGATCCCGACGGAGGGCACCTGACCGCCGCTCCGCTGTTCCACGACGTCGCCGCTGACCTGACACGTCGTTACGACATCCCGTTGTCCTCCGAACAGGCCCCCGAGATGACGCTGCGGGTGAGGTAGTCCGCCGCGCTCCTCGCGACCGGGTGACGGCGAGCCGTCGCGAGGCGGGAGCGGTGGGGGAGCCGGGTGTCGGGGTGGCCCACCCGGCTCGGCAGCTCCGCCGCCCTCGGCGGCCGTTCCTTCCCGGGCGGAACCGCCATTCGCGTGATGCGCAGTGTCTCACTCGAACGGGTGGAAAACGTTCGAGCAGGCGAGCCCGCTTCGCGACGCACCTGCCTACCGTAAAGCTGCTCCGTCGAGCGGTACCGGTAACCTTTTCGCCGTGCCTTCCCCGGTTGCGAGTTCTCCACCGCGTCCCTCGTCCGTCGAGCCGGTGCGGATCGAGGAGCTGGCCCAGTCGATCGGTGCCCGTCTCGTTCGCCTCGCCGACTCCCGCGCTTCCCTCGACATCACCGGTGTGACACTGCGTGCCCAGCACGTCCACCCGGGTGATCTCTTCGCCGCGTTGCGGGGGGCGAGGACCCACGGCGCCGAGCACTCCGCCACCGCACTGGACGCGGGGGCCGTCGCCGTTCTCACGGACGAAGCGGGGGCCGCTCACCCCTCGCTGCTCGAACACCCGGCCGTGGCACGTGGTGAGGTCGCGCTGCTGGTGCACCCGGACCCGCGCGGTGTGCTGGGTGAGCTCGCGGCCGAGGTCTACGGCCACCCCTCCGACAGGCTGTCGGTGCTCGGGGTGACCGGCACCTCGGGCAAGACGACCACCAGCTACCTGCTCGACTCGGCGCTGCGCTCGGCTGGGCTCGTAACCGGCCTGATCGGGACCGTCGAGACACGGGTGGCGGGCTCCCGGCTGGAGAGCGCGTTCACCACCCCCGAGGCCCCCGACCTGCAGGCGCTGCTGGCGGTGATGCTCGAACGGGGGGTCACCCACGTGGTCATGGAGGTCTCCAGCCACGCGCTCGTGCTGGGCAGGGTGTCCGGACTTCGCTTCGCGGTGGGAGGATTCACCAACCTCTCCAGCGAGCACCTGGACTTCCACCGGGACATGGAGGACTACTTCGCCGCCAAGGCGATGCTGTTCGACGGCCGCTGCGCCCGGGAAGTGGTGTGCACCGATACCGAGTGGGGGAGGCGACTGGCCGGCCCCGGCACCGTCACGGTGGCCACCGAGGGCACCGCCGACTGGACGGCCACCGACGTGCTCACCAGCCCCACCGGTGCGCAGCGCTTCACCGCCGAGGGCCCGGACGGTGGCCGCACCGAGGTCGAACTGCGACTTCCCGGTTCCTTCAACGTCGCCAACGCCCTGCTGGCCACCGCGATGTCGCGCGCCGTCGGCGTGGAGTGCGCCGATATCGCCCGGGGGCTCGGCGAGGTCGATGTTCCGGGACGGATGGAACGGGTGGCGCTGGGCCAGGACTTCACGGCGGTGGTCGACTACTCCCACAAACCGGGAGCCGTCGGTGCGGTTCTGGAAGCGGCACGAGCTCAGGCTGCCGGGAAGGTGCTCGTCGTACTCGGCTGCGGCGGTGACAGGGACACGGCCAAACGTCCCGTCATGGGCGCTACGGCCGCGCGTCGGGCAGACGTTTTGATAGTGACCGATGACAACCCGCGCAGTGAGGATCCCGCCCGGATCCGCGCCGCCGTGCTCGAGGGAACCACGCAGGTCCCGCCTCCCGAACGCGCCGAGTCCTACGAGATCGGCGACCGGCGTGCGGCCATAGCGGAAGCGGTGCGGCGCGCCGGGAGCGGTGACGTCGTGGTGGTCGCGGGAAAGGGGCACGAGACCGGTCAGGAAGTGGCCGGTGTGGTTCACCCCTTCTCCGACCGTGACGAAGTGGCCGCGGCACTGCGTGGACGACTCGGGAGTCCGCAACGAACGGAAACCGTCCCCACTGGTCGAACCCCCGACAACCAGCGGGGAAGTAACGAGGAGGCAAGGTGATCCGGCTCAGCCTCGACGAGGTAGCTGGGGCGGTCGGCGGCAGACTGCACCGCGCCGACGGTAGCGAGGTCGTCACCGCGGCCGTCGAGTTCGATTCCAGGAAGATACGTCCCGGTGGGCTGTTCGTGGCGATGCCGGGCGAGCAGGTCGATGGCCACCGGTTCGCGGAGCAGGCGGTCGCCGACGGTGCCGTCGCGGTGCTGGCCGCGAGAGAGGTGGACGCCCCAGCGGTGATCGTTCCCCCCGTCGAGGCGGCGGAGCGGTCCCGTGCGATGGCGTTGGCCGCCGACTCGGACGGCTCCGGAGCCGCCGTGCTGGTGGCCATGGCCCGGCTCGCCCGTTCGGTCGTCGACAAGCTCGAGGGGCTCACGGTCGTGGGAGTGACCGGATCCTCGGGCAAGACCTCCACCAAGGACCTGATCGCGCAGCTGCTCGAAAGGATGGGGCCCACCGTGGCCCCACCCGGTTCGTTCAACAACGAGCTCGGCCATCCGTGGACCGTCCTGCGTGCCGACGAACTGACCAGGCACCTGGTGCTGGAGCTCTCCGCGCGCGGGACGGGACACATCGCCGAGCTGTGCGAGTCGGCGCCGCCCCGCGTCGGGGTGGTGCTCAACGTGGGCAGTGCCCACCTCGGTGAGTTCGGTTCCAGGGAAGCGGTGGCCAGGGCCAAGGGCGAGCTCGTCGAAGCGCTGCCGAGCGCCGCGGCGGGCGGCGTGGCGATACTCAACGCCGACGACCCCGTCGTCGCCGCCATGTCCGAGCGCACCGAGGCGCGGGTGGTTCGCTTCGGGCAACACCCCAACGCGGCGGTGCGCGCCGAGGACGTCGAGGTGGACGAGCTGGCCCGCCCGCGCTTCACACTGGTCACCCCGGGCGGGCATGCCCCCGTGCGGCTGCCGCTGCACGGCGAGCACCACGTCGGCAACGCACTCGCGGCCGCCGCCGTGGCGTTCGAACTCGGTGCCACCACCGAGGACATCGCCGAGTGGTTGGGCGGGATCGAGCAGCTGTCCGGCAAGCGGATGGAGGTCACCACCACCCCCGGAGGGGTGACCGTGGTCAACGACTCCTACAACGCCAACCCCGAGTCGGTGCGTGCCGGGTTGAAGGCGCTCGCCGCCATGACCCACGGCAGGCCCGGCAGGGGGTGGGCGGTGCTCGGCGCCCTCGGAGAGATGGGGGACGAGAGCGTCGAGGCGCACGACGAGATAGGCCGCTTGGCCGTGCGGCTGAACATCGACCGTCTCGTGGTGGTGGGTGACCAGGCACGCGCCATGCACCAGGGCGCCGCGCTGGAGGGGTCCTGGGGCGAGGAATCGGTCCTGGTGCCCGATGTGGACGCCGCTCTCGCGCTGTTGCGCGAGGAACTGCGGGCGGATGACGTGGTGCTGGTCAAGGCGTCCAACGCGGCCGCGCTGTGGCGCGTCGCCGAGGAGCTCACGCGCTCCGCGGAACCGGACTCCGCTGAGGGCACCACCGGACGGGACGGTGGTA
The nucleotide sequence above comes from Actinopolyspora erythraea. Encoded proteins:
- a CDS encoding transglutaminase TgpA family protein, producing MNRTGTNRHLTGLLALTAVLLTSTAFSAVLADWRWFPPAVMTAVVVSCTGIALRMKRDSWWGVPLQLVALVVMLTALFGGSGPLGVIPTPATFGELARLLGEAVEVVRTGIPPVPSGTAITCLICLGIGVVTLLVDRIAVTGRAPAVAGLVLLCVFAVPASLADRMLPWWAFLGSAVGFAAILSAGSRGRPTAGSRTASVRRVSETVAVTSVACVVALLTGTVFTGVGTQGRIPGSDPDQAAPDTGEIGLRPFTSLRGQLDRDEPVELFRIKGLPRETYLRAMTLSRFDPERGWRLGSLPEGVPARERLPLPPGTKQRSSSPTRRVEIEPVGYRDAWLPVFGVPRRVLGIGDAWRYDPASGMIFTRRTDDTDSYTELATFPDPSEEELRASSGDSPVDQVYLETSGAGERVRELARRITANARNRFDRAVALNDYFTDPANGFTYDLSTAPASSHDALADFLFRGKRGYCEQFASAMAVLLREVGIPSRVAVGFTSGRDEGGERVITTEDAHAWVEAHFPGHGWITFDPTPLGEGRGSVPPYLDSSQQREDGRSPAPTSEPTSAPSPFDSGEEGQHTSQAASEDSDDTGVPVGALLSGGAALLLGVGFTAPAALRALRRRRRWSLAASGGIGTAGHAWRELLDEAIDRGNVSPPPGETPRRTAERVIESYGLPSDVAEAWHELASAVERERYGPPGGRVTGPQREALHRAVSGLRAVRPLGFRERLLPRSTRASGTPRRSPVRR
- a CDS encoding DUF58 domain-containing protein, which encodes MFSGLTIRGRCLLAAAVASAVCAVVLDERDLLRVAVFLAALPLFASAVSARGGTGLTAHRELEPRRAEVGTAATVRLRLTSRSGTPLGEVRLTDGVPATLGGDASRALHSPTRRREALVEYQVRPELRGIHHIGPLRCRAADPFGLSSFDRELLPTTRFTVLPRVFELSGLPNGFGPGTGETGSGSARAGEGADDSTVREYRQGDDIRRVHWKTTARRDELMVRTEERPERGGTTVLLDQRATAHRGTGKHSSLEWAVSAAASICSHLHRNGRRPRLVGAGGTPVPEDGRAHLHLSGEVAENLLLEALAALQPSARRELTDGADPAEGQHLVAVLGRTTLAGANELASLRPAGARSLALLLNAERWNTDGHGGEQAAVARRLRDTGWTVVTVDGPATPVPRVWESLCEQSTRPDVLRAER
- a CDS encoding AAA family ATPase encodes the protein MTPETNSANSAASTTVGDGAVDGSTTTALDDIPIQWMHDTLRRISTNVENVLVGKPEVVRLAMVTLLARGHLLVEDVPGVGKTSLAKALARSVDCTASRIQFTPDLLPSDVTGVSIYNRGSETFEFREGPVFANIVVGDEINRASPKTQSALLECMEENQVTVDGHSYGLEVPFMVIATQNPVELEGTYALPEAQRDRFTCKISIGYPDPTAELAMVDEHAGTDPLEELEPVTDAAEVAELLTAVRRIHIAPEVRRYAIDLVAGTRDLSELRLGASPRATLQLVRAARAQAAMAGREFVVPDDVQAVAVPVLAHRLVLSGEARAARRSGADLVERLLQRVPVPNRTDQPRR
- the rsmH gene encoding 16S rRNA (cytosine(1402)-N(4))-methyltransferase RsmH, encoding MAEGASDPERARQRHLPVLLERTVELFEPALRDRRATVLDATLGMGGHAEALLRAFPEVTVIGVDRDPEALRLARRRLADFGGRVRLVHGVDDQLDEILEEQGVTGIDGVLFDLGVSSLQLDESERGFSYARDAPLDMRMDSTEGQTAADVLNTYSRAELIRILREYGEEKFAARIASEVVRARDREPFVTSERLVRLIYDSVPAASRRTGGHPAKRTFQALRIEVNGELEVLSRALPQAIDALSPGGRVVVLSYHSLEDRTVKRTLSERSKSRTPVDLPVELPGHGPQLRLLTRGAEFADESEAAANPRASSVRLRAAERIEERR
- a CDS encoding UDP-N-acetylmuramoyl-L-alanyl-D-glutamate--2,6-diaminopimelate ligase, which encodes MPSPVASSPPRPSSVEPVRIEELAQSIGARLVRLADSRASLDITGVTLRAQHVHPGDLFAALRGARTHGAEHSATALDAGAVAVLTDEAGAAHPSLLEHPAVARGEVALLVHPDPRGVLGELAAEVYGHPSDRLSVLGVTGTSGKTTTSYLLDSALRSAGLVTGLIGTVETRVAGSRLESAFTTPEAPDLQALLAVMLERGVTHVVMEVSSHALVLGRVSGLRFAVGGFTNLSSEHLDFHRDMEDYFAAKAMLFDGRCAREVVCTDTEWGRRLAGPGTVTVATEGTADWTATDVLTSPTGAQRFTAEGPDGGRTEVELRLPGSFNVANALLATAMSRAVGVECADIARGLGEVDVPGRMERVALGQDFTAVVDYSHKPGAVGAVLEAARAQAAGKVLVVLGCGGDRDTAKRPVMGATAARRADVLIVTDDNPRSEDPARIRAAVLEGTTQVPPPERAESYEIGDRRAAIAEAVRRAGSGDVVVVAGKGHETGQEVAGVVHPFSDRDEVAAALRGRLGSPQRTETVPTGRTPDNQRGSNEEAR
- a CDS encoding UDP-N-acetylmuramoyl-tripeptide--D-alanyl-D-alanine ligase, whose translation is MIRLSLDEVAGAVGGRLHRADGSEVVTAAVEFDSRKIRPGGLFVAMPGEQVDGHRFAEQAVADGAVAVLAAREVDAPAVIVPPVEAAERSRAMALAADSDGSGAAVLVAMARLARSVVDKLEGLTVVGVTGSSGKTSTKDLIAQLLERMGPTVAPPGSFNNELGHPWTVLRADELTRHLVLELSARGTGHIAELCESAPPRVGVVLNVGSAHLGEFGSREAVARAKGELVEALPSAAAGGVAILNADDPVVAAMSERTEARVVRFGQHPNAAVRAEDVEVDELARPRFTLVTPGGHAPVRLPLHGEHHVGNALAAAAVAFELGATTEDIAEWLGGIEQLSGKRMEVTTTPGGVTVVNDSYNANPESVRAGLKALAAMTHGRPGRGWAVLGALGEMGDESVEAHDEIGRLAVRLNIDRLVVVGDQARAMHQGAALEGSWGEESVLVPDVDAALALLREELRADDVVLVKASNAAALWRVAEELTRSAEPDSAEGTTGRDGGTT